In one Novosphingopyxis iocasae genomic region, the following are encoded:
- a CDS encoding alpha-hydroxy-acid oxidizing protein, with translation MPHYGDLQNAIYFAGLGGVVPKYPVDYATLKARAEQAMPPHVLNYVQGGCGDELTQERNRSAFDHWGMVPRMMVDCRQRDLSIELFGKTLPSPLFMAPIGVNGIATQDEHGDLAAARASAATGVPFSSSTLANDPLEDIAKACGDTPSFFQLYTPKDEELAASLVSRAEKAGYSAIQVTLDTWVTGWRPRDLNASNFPQLRGHVLQNYFTDPVFRSRLAKPPEEDPRTAITTWAATFGKVLTWDDMKWLRSLTKLPIVLKGIGHGDDARRAIDEGADGIYCSNHGGRQANGGIAAIDMLPDVVAASGDTPVLFDSGIRSGTDVVKALALGATAVGVGRPYYYGLALGGAEGAEHVLRCILAEADLLMAVNGYPTIEAVRAAGAQRTG, from the coding sequence ATGCCCCATTATGGTGACCTGCAAAACGCAATTTATTTTGCCGGGCTTGGCGGCGTGGTGCCGAAATATCCGGTCGATTACGCCACGTTGAAAGCCCGCGCCGAACAGGCCATGCCCCCGCATGTCCTGAACTATGTGCAGGGCGGCTGCGGGGACGAGCTGACGCAGGAACGCAATCGCAGCGCGTTCGACCATTGGGGCATGGTGCCGCGCATGATGGTGGATTGCCGCCAGCGCGATCTGTCGATCGAGCTGTTCGGCAAGACGCTCCCCTCCCCTCTGTTCATGGCACCGATCGGCGTCAACGGCATCGCCACGCAGGATGAGCATGGTGATCTTGCCGCCGCACGCGCGTCCGCGGCAACCGGCGTGCCGTTCAGCAGCTCTACCCTCGCCAACGATCCGCTGGAAGACATCGCCAAGGCCTGCGGCGACACGCCGTCCTTCTTCCAGCTCTACACGCCCAAGGATGAGGAGCTGGCCGCCAGCCTCGTCAGCCGCGCCGAGAAGGCAGGATATAGCGCGATCCAGGTGACGCTCGATACCTGGGTGACCGGATGGCGCCCGCGCGATTTGAACGCGTCCAACTTCCCGCAGCTGCGTGGCCACGTCCTGCAAAATTACTTCACCGATCCGGTCTTTCGCTCGCGCCTCGCCAAGCCGCCGGAGGAAGATCCGCGCACCGCGATCACCACTTGGGCCGCCACCTTCGGCAAGGTGCTGACCTGGGACGATATGAAGTGGCTGCGCTCGCTCACCAAGCTGCCGATCGTACTCAAGGGCATTGGCCATGGCGACGACGCGCGCCGCGCGATCGACGAGGGCGCGGACGGCATCTACTGCTCCAACCATGGCGGGCGGCAGGCCAATGGCGGCATCGCGGCAATCGACATGCTGCCCGACGTGGTCGCGGCGAGCGGCGATACGCCCGTGCTGTTTGACAGCGGCATCCGATCGGGCACCGATGTGGTGAAGGCGCTGGCGCTGGGCGCGACGGCCGTGGGCGTCGGGCGTCCCTATTATTACGGGCTGGCGCTGGGCGGTGCAGAGGGCGCGGAACATGTCCTGCGCTGCATCCTGGCCGAGGCAGATCTGCTGATGGCGGTGAACGGTTATCCCACGATCGAGGCCGTGCGCGCTGCCGGAGCGCAGCGGACCGGCTGA
- a CDS encoding oxidoreductase codes for MSGFTETQVPDQSGKTAFVTGANSGIGFHVARVLATKHARVLMGCRSEERARQAMRKIKAAYPMADLVYVPLDQASLASVRAAADKVKEEPRLDLLINNAGIMNTPLSRTEDGFESQFGVNYLAPFALTGLLLDKLEQRHGGRVVTTSSIAHRRGRINFDDLNAERRYDSWKRYGQSKLADLMFALELDRRLAAAGRRTISVAAHPGVADTELTRHMPNFLQKAFGTVVGGVFNSAEQGAWPTLMAATERHVSGGDYYGPTGPLEMRGKAGKAKPTKRARDNQTARQLWDVSIEMTGVDPGLAAA; via the coding sequence ATGAGCGGATTTACAGAAACCCAAGTGCCCGACCAGAGCGGGAAGACCGCATTCGTGACGGGTGCCAACTCCGGCATCGGCTTCCACGTCGCACGCGTGCTGGCCACCAAACATGCCCGCGTGCTGATGGGCTGCCGGTCAGAGGAGCGCGCGCGCCAGGCGATGCGAAAGATCAAGGCGGCCTATCCCATGGCCGATCTGGTCTACGTCCCGCTCGATCAGGCCAGCCTCGCCAGCGTGCGTGCGGCAGCGGACAAGGTGAAAGAAGAACCGCGGCTCGATCTTCTGATCAACAATGCCGGCATCATGAACACGCCGCTTTCGCGGACGGAGGACGGCTTTGAATCGCAATTCGGGGTGAATTACCTCGCGCCGTTCGCGCTGACCGGTCTGCTGCTGGACAAGCTCGAACAACGCCATGGCGGCCGCGTCGTTACCACCTCCAGCATCGCCCACCGGCGCGGGCGGATCAATTTCGACGATCTGAACGCGGAGCGGCGGTACGATTCCTGGAAACGCTACGGCCAGTCCAAGCTTGCCGATCTGATGTTCGCGCTGGAGCTCGACCGGCGGCTGGCGGCAGCGGGGCGGCGCACCATCTCGGTTGCCGCTCATCCGGGTGTCGCCGATACCGAACTGACGCGCCACATGCCCAATTTTCTTCAGAAAGCTTTCGGCACGGTCGTCGGCGGCGTCTTCAACAGCGCCGAACAGGGTGCCTGGCCCACGCTGATGGCGGCAACTGAGCGCCATGTGAGCGGAGGCGACTATTATGGCCCCACCGGCCCGCTCGAGATGCGCGGCAAGGCCGGCAAGGCGAAACCGACCAAGCGGGCCCGCGACAATCAAACGGCTCGGCAGCTCTGGGATGTCTCGATTGAAATGACCGGGGTGGATCCGGGACTCGCCGCGGCGTAG
- a CDS encoding S46 family peptidase yields the protein MKPTKMFAAALLLGSSLAAMPAAAKEGMFTPDQLPEIADDLKETGLKLDADELADLTGFPMGAIVSLGGCSASFVSPQGLVVSNHHCVRGSVQYNSTAEQNYLEDGFLAKTMDAEVPAAPGSRIYVTTELTDVTEPVTKGTENLSGGERYALVDQRMKDLVAECEQTPGYRCQVASFYGGDQYKLIKRLEIRDVRLVYAPGDSIGKYGGDVDNWQWPRHTGDFGFYRAYVAPDGSAADYAETNVPYKPEHHLKVSAGGLKEGDFVMAAGYPGSTSRYARLAEVENTFDWQYPTYVTLLNNWIDTIESAAPDGSDARVKYEARLAGLNNYEKNLRGQIAGARSVGLVQRRREREDALNAWIAADPSRAHYAADLTALDALTAESAAAARQDFWYNFATNSQLLGTAERLYRLAKEKEKPNAERESGYQERDMTFFKQGLQALDRRYDPAVDKAEWMMFLKDYIQQPQAQHVAAFDKALGLTPNMTDAQLSRKLDAYYANSTLDETEQRLALMDASVAQIEASKDPFLQLAVALYPHDREQEAESKDRAGRGLALRPAYMDAIIAWQRENGKITYPDANSTLRVTYGTVLGGSPKDGLVYTPFTTLEGIVAKNTGEEPFNAPERELELIRAENYGPYELESIDSVPVNFLSDLDSTGGNSGSATMNARGELVGLLFDGTFESVNSDWDFDPRTTRTIHVDSRYMLWVMSLVDGATNLVEEMDVVN from the coding sequence ATGAAACCAACCAAGATGTTCGCCGCAGCGTTGTTGCTCGGCAGCAGCCTCGCGGCCATGCCAGCCGCCGCCAAGGAGGGCATGTTCACGCCCGATCAGCTGCCCGAAATCGCAGATGATCTGAAGGAAACCGGCCTCAAGCTGGACGCGGACGAACTCGCCGACCTCACCGGCTTCCCGATGGGCGCGATCGTATCGCTGGGCGGTTGCTCGGCCAGCTTCGTTTCTCCGCAAGGTCTTGTGGTCTCCAATCACCACTGTGTGCGCGGATCGGTGCAGTATAACTCCACTGCGGAGCAGAACTATCTGGAAGACGGCTTCCTCGCCAAAACGATGGATGCGGAAGTGCCCGCCGCGCCCGGCAGCCGCATCTATGTCACCACCGAGTTGACGGACGTTACTGAGCCTGTGACCAAGGGCACGGAAAATCTTTCTGGCGGAGAGCGCTATGCGCTGGTTGACCAGCGCATGAAGGATCTGGTCGCCGAATGCGAGCAGACACCCGGCTACCGCTGCCAGGTCGCCAGCTTTTACGGCGGCGACCAGTACAAGCTCATCAAGCGCCTCGAAATTCGCGACGTGCGCCTCGTCTACGCGCCGGGCGATTCGATCGGCAAATATGGCGGCGATGTCGATAACTGGCAGTGGCCGCGCCACACCGGCGATTTCGGTTTTTACCGTGCCTATGTCGCGCCCGACGGTTCGGCCGCCGACTATGCCGAAACGAATGTGCCCTATAAGCCCGAGCATCATCTGAAGGTGAGCGCCGGCGGCCTCAAGGAAGGCGATTTCGTGATGGCCGCGGGCTATCCGGGCTCAACCAGCCGCTATGCGCGCCTCGCCGAGGTAGAGAACACCTTCGACTGGCAGTATCCGACCTATGTCACGCTGCTGAACAACTGGATCGACACGATCGAGAGCGCGGCGCCAGACGGTTCGGACGCCCGCGTGAAATACGAAGCGCGGCTCGCCGGTCTCAACAATTACGAGAAGAACCTGCGCGGCCAGATTGCCGGTGCGCGCAGCGTAGGCCTCGTCCAGCGCCGCCGTGAGCGGGAGGACGCGCTGAACGCCTGGATCGCTGCTGATCCGTCGCGTGCGCATTATGCCGCTGACCTTACAGCGCTCGATGCGTTGACGGCCGAATCTGCAGCCGCCGCGCGTCAGGACTTCTGGTACAATTTTGCGACCAATTCCCAGCTTCTTGGCACGGCGGAGCGGCTTTACCGGCTTGCCAAGGAAAAGGAGAAACCGAACGCGGAGCGTGAATCCGGCTATCAGGAACGCGACATGACCTTCTTCAAGCAAGGTCTGCAGGCGCTTGATAGGCGCTATGACCCGGCGGTCGACAAGGCCGAATGGATGATGTTCCTCAAGGACTATATCCAGCAGCCGCAGGCGCAGCACGTCGCGGCGTTCGACAAGGCCCTGGGCCTCACCCCGAACATGACCGACGCGCAACTGAGCCGGAAGCTGGACGCCTATTACGCCAACAGCACGCTGGACGAGACCGAGCAGCGTCTGGCGCTGATGGATGCCAGCGTTGCGCAGATCGAGGCGAGCAAGGATCCATTCCTGCAGCTTGCCGTCGCGCTTTACCCGCATGACCGCGAGCAGGAAGCGGAGTCCAAGGACCGCGCGGGCCGCGGCCTCGCGCTGCGCCCCGCTTATATGGACGCGATCATCGCCTGGCAGCGTGAGAACGGCAAGATCACCTATCCCGATGCCAACAGCACCCTGCGCGTTACCTATGGTACGGTGCTGGGCGGCTCGCCCAAGGACGGGTTGGTCTATACGCCGTTCACGACGCTGGAAGGCATTGTAGCGAAGAACACCGGCGAAGAACCGTTCAACGCGCCCGAGCGCGAGTTGGAGCTGATCCGCGCCGAGAATTACGGCCCCTATGAGCTGGAAAGCATCGATTCGGTGCCCGTGAACTTCCTCTCGGATCTCGATTCCACGGGCGGCAATTCGGGCTCTGCCACGATGAACGCGCGCGGCGAACTAGTCGGCCTGCTGTTCGATGGCACGTTCGAAAGCGTCAACTCGGACTGGGATTTCGATCCCCGCACCACGCGAACGATCCATGTCGATTCCCGCTACATGCTCTGGGTGATGTCCTTGGTCGACGGTGCCACGAACCTGGTCGAGGAAATGGATGTCGTGAACTAA
- a CDS encoding AcvB/VirJ family lysyl-phosphatidylglycerol hydrolase → MLKKIAIGFAALIGLLLIGGGAYVTYLGYFSDDPFTVMRPPEGAQKPDYAIAFMSGDMGFNAGMGPQIARRFVNDGVPVLGFNSLSWFRHRRTPEEVNAMVQYITRRTMRDFGVEKVVLIGQSFGADALHLGLPAMPRALRKHVAFVGLVVPTDTVFLKASPAEIFNWSPPDLPAAPSARELTWVPGVCIHGETEDHSLCSVMTQPNIAHVSLPGGHYLDKDSKAVYRALSNAIAQRARGL, encoded by the coding sequence ATGCTGAAGAAAATCGCTATCGGCTTTGCCGCTTTGATCGGCCTGCTGCTGATCGGCGGCGGTGCTTACGTCACCTATCTAGGCTATTTCTCGGATGATCCTTTCACGGTGATGCGCCCTCCCGAAGGGGCTCAGAAACCGGATTATGCGATCGCTTTCATGTCGGGCGACATGGGCTTCAACGCCGGAATGGGGCCGCAAATTGCCAGACGCTTCGTCAATGACGGCGTGCCGGTGCTGGGCTTCAATTCGCTCAGTTGGTTCCGCCATCGCCGCACGCCGGAAGAAGTGAATGCGATGGTGCAGTATATCACCAGGCGCACGATGCGCGATTTCGGTGTGGAGAAAGTCGTCCTGATCGGGCAGTCTTTCGGGGCCGATGCGCTGCATCTGGGCCTTCCCGCCATGCCGCGAGCGCTGCGCAAGCATGTCGCGTTCGTCGGGTTGGTGGTGCCCACGGACACGGTGTTCCTGAAGGCATCGCCAGCGGAAATCTTCAACTGGTCTCCGCCCGATCTGCCCGCCGCGCCCAGCGCGCGGGAACTGACCTGGGTGCCCGGGGTCTGCATCCATGGCGAGACCGAGGATCATTCGCTCTGCAGCGTCATGACGCAGCCCAACATCGCGCATGTCTCTCTACCAGGCGGGCATTATCTCGATAAGGATTCCAAAGCCGTTTACCGCGCGCTGAGCAATGCGATCGCGCAGCGGGCGCGGGGACTGTGA
- a CDS encoding M28 family metallopeptidase, with protein sequence MRAIACTIALLASAATAPALAQTADPNEVSAANLTEIAGTLASDQFEGRAPGTPGEDKTIGYLIGRFQALGLEPGGVDGSWTQPVPLLHTQLGTPEALSVDVKGKTTDWTFPKDIYVSTLQPKDMAAIDGAPMVFVGYGVDAPERQWDDFKGQDLKGKVAVFLVNDPDFAAQAGEPVAGKFKGRTMTYYGRWTYKFEEAARRGAVGALIVHETEAAGYGWNVVESPGGENYDIVRKPDDVTSLALQGWISGEAAQKLFSEAGLDLAKLRKQARTAAFKPVPMDATLTARFPVKQETVQSQNVLAKIPGTQRPDEVIMYGAHWDAYGKGAPDEQGRIYRAGANDDALGIAGMMEIARLMKADTPPERSVVFAAWSAEERGLLGSETYANDPIYPIEKTVANLTLDILQTAGKAKDVILVGKGQGTLEDDLAKFAAEQGRTVTPESLPERGLFYRADHFSLAKRGVPVLLIMGISGASDLVEGGKEAGQAWVDDYTGRCYHQACDAVSDAWNLAGAVQDIEVMYAIGEDLAQSDRWPGWKDGSEFKKIREASADARK encoded by the coding sequence ATGAGAGCCATCGCCTGCACCATCGCCCTTCTGGCAAGCGCCGCCACCGCCCCGGCGCTGGCGCAGACTGCCGATCCGAACGAAGTCAGCGCGGCGAACCTGACCGAGATTGCAGGCACGCTCGCGTCCGATCAGTTCGAAGGCCGCGCGCCGGGTACGCCGGGCGAGGACAAGACGATCGGCTATCTGATCGGCCGCTTTCAGGCGCTGGGTCTGGAGCCGGGCGGCGTGGACGGGAGCTGGACCCAGCCGGTGCCGCTGCTTCACACGCAGCTCGGCACGCCGGAAGCTCTGTCGGTGGACGTGAAGGGCAAGACGACCGATTGGACCTTTCCGAAAGACATCTACGTCTCCACGCTTCAGCCGAAGGATATGGCCGCAATCGACGGCGCGCCGATGGTGTTCGTCGGCTACGGCGTCGATGCGCCCGAGCGGCAGTGGGATGATTTCAAAGGGCAGGATCTGAAGGGCAAGGTGGCCGTCTTCCTCGTCAACGATCCCGACTTCGCCGCACAGGCCGGCGAGCCGGTGGCCGGCAAGTTCAAGGGCCGCACGATGACCTATTATGGTCGCTGGACCTACAAGTTCGAGGAGGCGGCCCGGCGCGGCGCGGTCGGCGCGCTGATCGTGCACGAGACCGAGGCGGCGGGCTATGGCTGGAACGTCGTCGAGAGTCCCGGCGGCGAGAATTACGACATCGTGCGCAAGCCCGATGATGTGACCAGCCTGGCGCTTCAGGGCTGGATTTCCGGCGAGGCGGCGCAGAAGCTTTTTTCCGAAGCCGGGCTCGATCTTGCCAAGTTGCGCAAACAGGCGCGCACCGCCGCGTTCAAGCCGGTGCCGATGGATGCCACGCTGACGGCGCGCTTTCCGGTCAAACAGGAAACCGTGCAGAGCCAGAATGTGCTGGCCAAGATTCCGGGCACGCAGCGGCCCGATGAGGTCATCATGTACGGCGCGCACTGGGATGCTTACGGCAAGGGCGCGCCCGACGAACAGGGCCGCATCTACCGCGCGGGCGCCAATGATGATGCGCTGGGCATTGCCGGGATGATGGAAATCGCGCGGCTGATGAAGGCGGACACCCCGCCCGAGCGCAGCGTAGTGTTCGCCGCCTGGAGCGCGGAGGAGCGCGGCCTTCTCGGATCCGAAACCTACGCCAATGATCCGATCTATCCGATCGAAAAGACGGTCGCGAACCTGACGCTCGATATCCTGCAGACGGCGGGCAAGGCGAAGGACGTCATCCTGGTCGGCAAGGGTCAGGGCACGCTGGAGGACGATCTGGCGAAATTCGCGGCCGAACAGGGGCGCACGGTGACGCCCGAAAGCCTCCCCGAACGCGGCCTGTTCTACCGCGCGGACCATTTCTCGCTCGCCAAGCGCGGCGTGCCGGTGCTGCTCATCATGGGCATTTCGGGCGCGAGCGATCTGGTGGAGGGCGGCAAGGAAGCGGGGCAAGCCTGGGTCGATGACTATACCGGTCGCTGCTACCATCAGGCCTGCGACGCGGTGTCGGACGCTTGGAACCTCGCCGGTGCGGTGCAGGATATCGAAGTGATGTACGCGATCGGCGAAGATCTTGCCCAGTCGGACCGCTGGCCCGGCTGGAAGGACGGATCGGAGTTCAAGAAGATTCGCGAGGCCAGTGCCGACGCGAGAAAGTAG
- a CDS encoding DUF1345 domain-containing protein has protein sequence MSGGPRGLGGHGAFKLFLIGWALFGAGAGLLLDPVEAGLVSFCAATLLFYGYLMRQVRGSAVEDIRRRAEQNDAGALLFLVIMALVMLVVLGAITAEITGSKGGLARTLIGAIALVDAWIFANMAMTLHYANLYYGSQNGEDRGGLEFPHEKQPGYWEFAYYAFTIGMTFQTSDVDTTTGAMRRLTLFHALGAFLFNVGAIALTVNILAGSG, from the coding sequence GTGAGCGGAGGTCCGCGCGGCCTTGGCGGCCATGGCGCGTTCAAATTGTTTCTCATCGGTTGGGCCCTGTTCGGCGCGGGCGCAGGACTGCTGCTCGATCCGGTGGAGGCGGGCCTCGTGTCCTTCTGTGCTGCCACGCTGCTTTTTTACGGATATCTCATGAGGCAGGTGCGCGGCTCCGCTGTCGAGGACATTCGCCGCCGCGCCGAACAGAATGATGCCGGGGCACTTCTGTTTTTGGTGATTATGGCGCTCGTCATGCTGGTCGTGCTCGGCGCGATCACGGCGGAAATTACCGGCTCCAAGGGCGGGCTCGCCCGCACCCTGATCGGCGCGATCGCGCTGGTCGATGCCTGGATCTTCGCGAACATGGCGATGACGCTGCATTATGCGAACCTCTATTACGGATCGCAGAACGGAGAGGACCGCGGCGGGCTGGAATTTCCGCATGAGAAGCAGCCGGGCTATTGGGAATTTGCTTATTACGCGTTCACCATCGGCATGACGTTTCAAACCAGCGACGTCGATACCACCACCGGCGCGATGCGGCGTCTGACGCTGTTCCACGCGCTGGGCGCATTTCTGTTCAACGTCGGTGCGATTGCGCTCACCGTGAACATTCTGGCAGGCAGCGGATAG
- a CDS encoding HU family DNA-binding protein, whose protein sequence is MNKQDLVNQVADSSGLSKSDASKAVESVFDTITSTLKSGGDVRLVGFGTFSVSQRKASTGRNPRTGEPMTIPASTQPKFKAGKALKDAVN, encoded by the coding sequence ATGAACAAGCAGGATCTTGTGAACCAGGTGGCAGACAGCAGCGGTCTTAGCAAATCCGATGCGAGCAAGGCGGTTGAATCGGTGTTCGACACCATCACCTCCACGCTGAAGAGCGGCGGCGACGTCCGCCTCGTCGGGTTCGGCACCTTCTCGGTTTCGCAGCGCAAGGCCTCGACCGGCCGCAATCCGCGTACGGGCGAGCCGATGACAATTCCGGCGTCGACGCAGCCTAAGTTCAAGGCTGGCAAGGCGCTGAAAGACGCGGTCAACTGA